A stretch of bacterium DNA encodes these proteins:
- the rocF gene encoding arginase, translating into MDKKYGIIGYRFGFGGYKAGAEYGPDTLRGVKLVERLKALGKDVSDLGSTDLNFNSQSACRNNIKNHDNVAAALRDINSRTKSALEAGYFPIILGGDHTVSLGTYSAFKSHYAGKKIGLLWIDTHPDLNTPETTTSKNAHGMTIAFLTGIAPTPLIPEFPQSPLDFKQIVYVGLRDIDAPEKELIRKHNLTAYTMKDVDYHGAGKIMDQALSQVMQGTEGFIVSFDLDAVDPALAPGTGTPIRGGLTYRESHLMVEMCYETGKMLGFELVELNPSLDINDQTADFGASLIESAVGKSIM; encoded by the coding sequence GCTTTGGGTTTGGTGGTTATAAAGCTGGAGCAGAATATGGGCCAGACACTTTACGCGGCGTAAAGTTGGTTGAAAGACTCAAAGCGCTCGGCAAAGATGTTTCTGACCTAGGATCAACCGATTTAAATTTTAATTCACAATCTGCTTGTAGAAATAATATTAAAAATCACGACAACGTCGCTGCCGCGCTACGAGACATCAACAGCCGGACAAAATCAGCACTTGAAGCTGGCTATTTCCCGATCATCCTTGGCGGAGATCACACCGTTAGCCTTGGAACTTACAGTGCCTTCAAAAGTCATTACGCTGGAAAGAAAATAGGGCTACTTTGGATTGACACTCATCCAGATCTCAATACTCCAGAAACTACGACCTCAAAAAATGCCCATGGTATGACCATTGCTTTCCTCACTGGAATTGCCCCTACTCCCTTAATCCCAGAATTTCCGCAGAGCCCGCTTGATTTCAAGCAAATCGTCTACGTCGGCTTGCGCGACATCGACGCGCCTGAGAAGGAATTAATCCGCAAACACAATCTCACTGCCTACACGATGAAAGACGTAGACTACCACGGCGCTGGAAAAATCATGGATCAAGCGCTCTCTCAAGTAATGCAAGGGACCGAGGGTTTTATTGTTTCATTCGACCTTGATGCTGTTGATCCTGCGCTTGCACCTGGCACGGGCACACCGATTCGTGGCGGCCTCACATACCGCGAATCTCATCTGATGGTTGAAATGTGTTATGAAACAGGAAAGATGCTCGGGTTTGAACTTGTAGAATTAAACCCGAGTTTAGATATTAATGACCAGACTGCTGATTTTGGCGCGTCGTTAATTGAATCTGCCGTTGGAAAATCAATTATGTAG